In Streptomyces longhuiensis, the following proteins share a genomic window:
- a CDS encoding LysR family transcriptional regulator: MDGSTGLELRHLRCLVAIVATGSFTDAAIELGVSQASVSRTLLALERILGVQLLHRTSRTVSPTTAGVEVLARARHMLADADELVRRATTGHTRLRIGHAWSAMGRHTAEFQRRWRDRYPDVALHLIRHNTPTGGLAEGLCDMAVIRTAIDTRRYAHALVGHERRYVALASDDPWARRRGIRLSEIRERTLVVDRRTGTTTLDLWPEGAGPDVEYIQDVDDWLAAIATGRCVGITPQSTATQYRRDGIAYRLLRDTEPVPVHLIWPQQSPHPATHAAVALLADLYREDARSPRA, from the coding sequence ATGGATGGTTCTACAGGTCTGGAGCTGCGGCACCTGCGTTGCCTGGTCGCGATCGTCGCCACCGGAAGTTTCACCGACGCCGCGATCGAACTGGGCGTGTCCCAGGCGTCCGTGTCCCGCACCCTGCTGGCCTTGGAGCGGATCCTCGGCGTACAGCTGCTGCACCGCACGAGCCGGACCGTCTCCCCCACCACCGCCGGCGTGGAGGTCCTGGCCCGCGCCCGGCACATGCTCGCCGATGCCGACGAGCTGGTCCGCCGGGCCACCACCGGTCACACGCGTCTGCGGATCGGCCACGCCTGGTCCGCGATGGGGCGGCACACCGCCGAGTTCCAGCGTCGGTGGCGCGACCGCTACCCCGACGTCGCACTCCACCTGATTCGCCACAACACCCCCACAGGCGGGCTCGCCGAGGGCCTGTGCGACATGGCCGTCATCCGGACCGCCATCGACACCCGGCGCTACGCTCACGCCCTGGTCGGGCACGAGCGCCGCTACGTCGCCCTCGCCTCCGACGACCCGTGGGCCAGGCGCCGCGGCATCCGCCTGTCGGAGATCCGCGAGCGCACGCTCGTGGTGGACCGCCGCACCGGCACCACCACCCTGGACCTGTGGCCCGAAGGGGCCGGCCCCGACGTGGAGTACATCCAGGACGTCGACGACTGGCTCGCCGCCATCGCCACCGGCCGCTGCGTCGGCATCACTCCGCAGTCGACCGCCACCCAGTACCGCCGCGACGGCATCGCCTATCGCCTTCTGCGCGACACCGAACCCGTCCCCGTCCACCTCATCTGGCCCCAGCAGAGCCCGCATCCCGCCACCCACGCCGCCGTAGCCCTGCTGGCCGACCTCTATCGAGAGGACGCACGCAGCCCAAGGGCGTGA
- a CDS encoding TetR/AcrR family transcriptional regulator — translation MAYRKTPAEISRLEAARERLISCATSVVAEVGWSQASVTAVADSAGIAAGSVYQHFPSKAALAVEVFRRAAGREVDVLGEVLHGPGDPVERLRRGVEVFARRALENRGLAYALLAAPAEPAVGAERLDFRRRYRALWAEVVREGTDTGRLPPQNAEITAAALTGAIGEVLVDPLGTPDENATEELLADLAAAALRCAGAPTV, via the coding sequence ATGGCCTACCGCAAGACCCCAGCCGAAATCAGTCGGCTCGAAGCCGCGAGAGAGCGCCTCATCTCCTGCGCGACCTCGGTCGTGGCGGAAGTGGGCTGGTCACAGGCGTCCGTGACCGCCGTCGCCGACTCGGCGGGCATCGCGGCAGGCTCCGTGTACCAGCACTTCCCGTCCAAGGCGGCGCTCGCCGTGGAGGTGTTCCGGCGCGCCGCGGGACGCGAGGTCGACGTCCTGGGCGAGGTGCTGCACGGTCCGGGAGACCCCGTCGAACGGCTCCGCCGCGGCGTCGAGGTCTTCGCCCGCCGCGCCCTGGAGAACCGCGGCCTCGCCTACGCCCTGCTCGCCGCCCCCGCCGAACCCGCGGTCGGCGCCGAGCGGCTCGACTTCCGCCGCCGCTACCGCGCGCTGTGGGCCGAGGTGGTGCGCGAGGGTACGGACACGGGCCGGCTGCCCCCGCAGAACGCCGAGATCACCGCGGCCGCCCTGACCGGAGCCATCGGCGAAGTGCTCGTCGACCCGCTCGGCACCCCCGACGAGAACGCCACCGAGGAACTCCTCGCAGACCTCGCCGCCGCAGCGCTGCGCTGTGCGGGCGCCCCGACCGTCTGA
- a CDS encoding LysR family transcriptional regulator, producing MDLNAVRTFVAAADAGQFQEAAAALSITQQAVSKRIAVLEKDLGVRLFTRTPRGAELTIDGQALLPHARELLRAEDRADASVRPGRRPLRVDVLNRRIAPAVLLQDFYRTRPEIELDVVTLNADVDTAMAAVEAGTIDATFHAITVPEHHLPASIKTARVIDDPHELLVGPSHALADADSVTPAQLAGHRIWMPGMAPGTEWADYYDEFAAAFGLTIDVVGPVFGNEALLDEIADSADLATLVGEGSRYLWPDSYDLRRIPVRNPTPVYPMSLIWRGDNRHPVLDAFRAHLEATRERTPDVEVWEPTWRQRTARRS from the coding sequence GTGGATCTCAACGCTGTGCGCACCTTCGTCGCGGCTGCGGACGCAGGCCAGTTCCAGGAAGCCGCCGCCGCACTGTCGATCACCCAGCAAGCCGTCTCCAAGCGCATCGCCGTGCTGGAGAAGGATCTGGGAGTGCGCCTGTTCACGCGCACCCCGCGCGGCGCCGAGCTCACCATCGACGGGCAGGCGCTCCTGCCCCACGCCCGCGAACTCCTCCGTGCCGAAGACCGGGCCGACGCCTCCGTGCGCCCCGGCCGGCGCCCCCTACGCGTCGACGTCCTCAACCGGCGGATCGCTCCGGCCGTGCTCCTCCAGGACTTCTACCGTACGCGTCCCGAGATCGAGCTCGACGTCGTCACCCTGAACGCCGACGTCGACACAGCGATGGCCGCCGTCGAAGCCGGGACGATCGACGCCACGTTCCACGCGATCACCGTCCCCGAGCATCACCTGCCGGCCTCGATCAAGACCGCCCGAGTGATCGACGACCCGCACGAGCTGCTCGTCGGGCCTTCCCACGCGCTGGCCGACGCCGACAGCGTCACGCCCGCCCAACTCGCCGGACACCGCATCTGGATGCCCGGCATGGCACCCGGCACCGAGTGGGCCGACTACTACGACGAGTTCGCCGCCGCGTTCGGGCTCACGATCGACGTCGTCGGGCCCGTCTTCGGGAACGAGGCGCTGCTGGACGAGATCGCCGACTCGGCCGACCTGGCGACCCTCGTGGGCGAAGGATCGCGCTATCTCTGGCCCGACAGCTACGACCTGAGGCGCATCCCGGTGCGGAACCCGACGCCGGTCTACCCGATGTCACTGATCTGGCGCGGCGACAATCGGCATCCGGTGCTCGACGCGTTCCGCGCCCACCTGGAGGCGACACGAGAGCGAACCCCGGACGTCGAGGTGTGGGAACCGACGTGGAGGCAGCGGACAGCCAGAAGGTCGTGA
- the purU gene encoding formyltetrahydrofolate deformylase has translation MADSPASAASSALSPTGPAPAPVEHVLTLDCPEAPGIVHAVSRFLVDHGSDIIDNQQFGDRRDGHFFMRVHFAAAGGENTTQAMRDDFAAVAALFAMRWHLEPVGTRRRVLIMVSRYDHCLNDLLFRTRSGDLPIDVVAVVSNHRDHEALVTWHGIPFFHVPVTATTKPQAEAQLLGLIDSFDVDLVVLARYMQVLSDDLCTRLPGRLINIHHSFLPSFKGAKPYHQAHDRGVKLVGATAHYVTADLDEGPIIAQEVISADHSHTPEDLAAIGRDAESAALARAVRWHCEGRVFVQGRRTVVLR, from the coding sequence ATGGCTGATTCCCCGGCTTCCGCCGCGTCCTCCGCCCTCTCGCCGACCGGCCCCGCCCCAGCGCCGGTCGAGCACGTCCTCACCCTCGACTGCCCCGAGGCGCCCGGCATCGTCCACGCCGTCTCGCGGTTCCTCGTCGACCACGGCAGCGACATCATCGACAACCAGCAGTTCGGCGACCGCCGGGACGGCCACTTCTTCATGCGGGTGCACTTCGCCGCAGCCGGCGGCGAGAACACCACCCAGGCCATGCGCGACGACTTCGCCGCCGTGGCAGCCCTCTTCGCCATGCGATGGCACCTCGAACCGGTCGGCACCCGCCGACGCGTGCTGATCATGGTGTCCCGCTACGACCACTGCCTCAACGACCTGCTCTTCCGCACCCGCAGTGGTGACCTGCCCATCGACGTGGTGGCCGTCGTCTCCAACCACCGCGACCACGAGGCACTCGTCACCTGGCACGGCATCCCCTTCTTCCACGTGCCGGTCACCGCCACGACCAAGCCCCAGGCCGAGGCTCAACTCCTCGGCCTCATCGACTCGTTCGACGTCGACCTGGTCGTCCTCGCCCGCTACATGCAGGTGCTCTCCGACGACCTGTGCACCCGGCTGCCCGGCCGGCTGATCAACATCCACCACTCGTTCCTGCCGAGCTTCAAGGGCGCCAAGCCCTACCACCAGGCCCACGACCGCGGCGTCAAGCTCGTCGGCGCGACGGCCCACTACGTCACCGCCGACCTCGACGAAGGCCCGATCATCGCCCAGGAGGTCATCAGCGCCGACCACAGCCACACCCCCGAGGACCTGGCCGCGATCGGCCGCGACGCGGAATCGGCGGCCCTGGCCCGGGCCGTCCGCTGGCACTGCGAAGGCCGGGTGTTCGTCCAGGGGAGACGCACGGTGGTGCTCCGCTGA
- a CDS encoding TetR/AcrR family transcriptional regulator, whose product MAEEQVERARRGPGRPRQEHVTRAVLDAVVDLVAESGMAALTMDAVAARAGVSKPAMYRRWSTKQDLVIAAAESRIGPLTVPDMGDFRAELRAVLTARMEAYRQPGIDRLLAGVIGSAAEAGAEPGAYRAYTARVMSETRHLLERGVARGDVRPDVDVSAASTLVAASLVFRMVGEQQMPDESLVESVVDLIGRAVDARP is encoded by the coding sequence ATGGCGGAGGAACAGGTGGAGCGGGCACGCCGGGGTCCGGGGCGGCCTCGCCAGGAACACGTCACGCGAGCCGTGCTCGACGCCGTCGTCGACCTGGTGGCGGAGAGCGGCATGGCAGCCCTCACGATGGACGCCGTCGCGGCCCGCGCCGGGGTGAGCAAGCCGGCCATGTACCGGCGCTGGTCCACCAAACAGGACCTGGTCATCGCTGCCGCGGAGTCACGGATCGGGCCGCTGACCGTGCCCGACATGGGGGACTTCCGGGCCGAGCTGCGGGCCGTCCTGACGGCACGCATGGAGGCCTACCGGCAGCCGGGGATCGACCGGCTGCTGGCCGGGGTGATCGGTTCCGCGGCCGAGGCGGGAGCGGAGCCGGGGGCCTATCGCGCCTACACGGCCCGCGTGATGAGCGAGACGCGGCACCTGCTGGAGCGCGGTGTCGCGCGCGGCGACGTCAGGCCGGACGTCGATGTGTCCGCCGCCTCGACGCTCGTGGCGGCGTCGCTGGTCTTCCGGATGGTCGGCGAGCAGCAGATGCCGGACGAGTCGCTCGTCGAGTCGGTGGTGGACCTGATCGGCCGGGCGGTCGACGCCCGGCCCTGA
- a CDS encoding EamA family transporter, which produces MKTDARPEPTLSTAPRVASPRWSGVALMLGSGLSNQLGASVAALAFPVLGPAGVVAVRQWVAAGVLLSAGRPNLRGFTAKQWRPVLGLAVVFATMNLTLYTAIDRIGLGLAVTLEFLGPLTVALTGSRRRVDLVCALVACAAVLVLTRPRPSTDYLGIALALLAAVCWGCYILLNRTVGQRLPGIEGSAAAALVSGALYVPVGIAALWLHRPTATALLCALTAGVLSSAVPFLTDLLALRRVPAHFFGIFMSVNPVCAALVGLLILGQHLGPESWTAIAVIVAANAVAVGTAAHRPAAPHGHPDAG; this is translated from the coding sequence ATGAAAACCGATGCTCGCCCGGAGCCGACCCTGTCGACCGCACCGCGGGTCGCCTCACCTCGCTGGTCCGGGGTGGCCCTGATGCTGGGCAGCGGCCTGTCCAACCAGCTCGGAGCGTCCGTCGCCGCACTCGCCTTCCCGGTCCTGGGGCCGGCGGGTGTGGTCGCGGTGCGCCAATGGGTGGCCGCCGGCGTGCTGTTGAGTGCCGGTCGGCCGAATCTGCGTGGATTCACCGCGAAACAGTGGCGGCCGGTGTTGGGACTGGCCGTGGTGTTCGCGACGATGAACCTGACGCTGTACACGGCGATCGACCGGATCGGGCTCGGCCTGGCCGTCACCCTGGAGTTCCTCGGGCCGCTCACCGTCGCGCTGACGGGCTCCCGCCGTCGCGTCGACCTGGTCTGCGCGCTCGTCGCCTGCGCGGCCGTACTGGTCCTCACCCGGCCCCGGCCCAGCACCGACTACCTGGGCATCGCACTGGCTCTGCTCGCCGCCGTGTGCTGGGGCTGCTACATCCTGCTCAACCGCACCGTGGGGCAGCGCCTGCCCGGGATCGAAGGATCGGCGGCCGCCGCACTCGTCTCCGGCGCCCTCTATGTGCCGGTCGGCATCGCCGCATTGTGGCTGCACCGGCCCACCGCGACCGCACTCCTGTGTGCGCTGACAGCCGGAGTGCTGTCCTCCGCGGTGCCCTTCCTCACCGACCTGCTCGCGCTGCGACGCGTCCCCGCCCACTTCTTCGGAATCTTCATGAGCGTCAACCCGGTGTGCGCGGCACTGGTGGGCCTCCTGATACTCGGCCAGCACCTCGGCCCGGAATCCTGGACGGCCATCGCCGTGATCGTCGCCGCCAACGCCGTGGCCGTGGGCACTGCCGCGCACCGCCCTGCGGCCCCTCACGGCCACCCGGATGCTGGGTGA
- a CDS encoding class I adenylate-forming enzyme family protein — MHLSALLDSVVRSAGDKEAVVYREQRWSYREFDEAARRAATVLSEAGLRPGDRVAVMTYNTPAFLFAAFGAWYAGATLVPVNHKLQTAEVTRQLRHCGARLALVDAEIGERATAADVEVPWLVSHPDADAHTRPADCFESLVARAAPWRAEPGPDSDIAQILYTSGTSGTPKGCVHTHRGIALTAGHTADTIPLVHDDRFLICMPIWHASPLNNWTLGTLLRGATVVLQREYDPRGMLETIQRERVTAMFGAPIALIAPVQAVADFADFDLTSVRAWIYGAGPLDADTARRLMKAYGSQDFHQVYGMSEMGPAGTSLSPAEQVTKAGSIGSRGMPGVDLRVVRPDGTDAGPDETGEIWLRSETRMVGYLDDEAATAEVFAGDWYRSGDLGRVDEDGFVTIVDRMKDVIITGGENVASQEVEGVLRGHPDVLDVAVVGRPHPQWGETVVAVVVPRDGADLDVAGVRTWLESRIARYKIPRELVLRRELPRTPSGKITKHVLRAQLTESVEPARAVSG; from the coding sequence ATGCACCTCAGTGCCCTGCTGGACAGCGTGGTTCGCTCGGCCGGCGACAAGGAAGCGGTCGTCTACCGCGAACAGCGGTGGAGCTACCGGGAGTTCGACGAAGCCGCCCGGCGCGCCGCGACGGTACTGAGCGAGGCCGGGCTGCGGCCGGGCGACCGTGTCGCGGTGATGACGTACAACACTCCCGCCTTCCTGTTCGCGGCGTTCGGCGCCTGGTACGCGGGCGCCACCCTGGTGCCCGTGAACCACAAACTGCAGACGGCCGAGGTGACGCGCCAGCTGCGGCACTGCGGGGCCCGGCTGGCGCTCGTCGACGCGGAGATCGGCGAGCGCGCGACCGCGGCCGACGTGGAGGTGCCGTGGCTGGTCAGCCATCCCGACGCGGACGCGCACACGCGCCCGGCGGACTGCTTCGAGTCCCTTGTGGCGCGCGCCGCGCCATGGCGCGCAGAGCCGGGCCCGGACAGCGACATCGCGCAGATCCTCTACACGTCGGGCACCTCCGGGACCCCCAAGGGCTGTGTGCACACGCACCGCGGCATCGCCCTGACGGCCGGGCACACCGCGGACACGATCCCCCTCGTCCACGACGACCGGTTCCTGATCTGCATGCCGATCTGGCACGCGTCCCCTCTCAACAACTGGACTCTGGGCACGCTGCTGCGCGGGGCCACGGTCGTGCTGCAGCGCGAGTACGACCCGCGCGGCATGCTGGAGACGATCCAGCGCGAGCGGGTCACCGCGATGTTCGGGGCGCCGATCGCGCTCATCGCCCCGGTGCAGGCCGTCGCCGACTTCGCCGACTTCGACCTGACGTCCGTACGCGCCTGGATCTACGGCGCCGGACCCCTGGACGCGGACACCGCGCGCCGGCTGATGAAGGCATACGGTTCACAGGACTTCCACCAGGTGTACGGGATGAGCGAGATGGGCCCCGCGGGGACCTCGCTCTCCCCCGCCGAGCAGGTGACGAAGGCCGGATCGATCGGGTCCCGCGGCATGCCCGGTGTCGATCTGCGGGTCGTACGCCCCGACGGCACGGACGCCGGTCCGGACGAGACCGGGGAGATCTGGCTGCGCTCGGAGACGCGCATGGTCGGCTACCTCGACGACGAGGCCGCCACCGCCGAGGTGTTCGCGGGCGACTGGTACCGCAGCGGCGACCTCGGCCGGGTCGACGAGGACGGCTTCGTCACGATCGTGGACCGGATGAAGGACGTGATCATCACCGGCGGCGAGAACGTCGCCTCGCAGGAGGTGGAAGGCGTGCTGCGCGGCCATCCGGACGTGCTCGACGTCGCCGTCGTGGGCCGCCCGCACCCGCAGTGGGGCGAGACCGTGGTGGCCGTCGTGGTCCCGCGCGACGGGGCGGACCTGGACGTGGCGGGCGTGCGCACGTGGCTCGAGTCGCGGATCGCCCGCTACAAGATCCCGCGCGAACTGGTGCTGCGCCGCGAGCTGCCGCGTACGCCGTCGGGGAAGATCACCAAGCATGTGCTGCGGGCCCAGCTGACCGAATCCGTCGAGCCGGCGCGGGCGGTGAGCGGCTGA
- a CDS encoding acyl-CoA dehydrogenase family protein has protein sequence MPSNPTAVTHEVTNQVPPLAGHDIADDPVLLEGVRREGAAWSLDDLHRIGRRAGSEEVQRWADEANRFEPVLRTHDRYGNRIDEVDFHPSYHALMDVAVGEGLAGSAWADERPGAHVARAAAFMVWSSTEAGHGCPVSMTYAVVPALRHAPDLAKIYEPLLTSRVYEPGLHTPGGKRGLLAGMGMTEKQGGTDVRANTTSATEQADGTWRLRGHKWFTSAPMNDLFLVLAQAPGGLSCFLVPRVLPDGSRNTFRIQRLKDKLGNRSNASSEPEFDDTVAWLVGAEGKGVRTIIDMVTMTRLDCVLGSAAGTRAALAQAAHHARHRSVFGAKLIDQPLMRNVLADLAVESEAATTLALRLAGAADRAQRGDEGERAFLRLATAVGKYWVCKRQPVAVAEALECLGGNGYDEASGMPRLYRDAPLNGIWEGSGNVNALDMLRALAREPESLEAFRTEIEAAAGRDERLDTAWQELQGELVLTEDAPLRARRVIERAALVLQGALLVRHAPAAVADAFCASRLAGDRGLAFGTLPPDTDFAALLERLPA, from the coding sequence ATGCCCAGCAATCCCACCGCCGTGACGCACGAAGTGACCAACCAGGTACCGCCGTTGGCCGGCCACGACATCGCCGACGACCCGGTCCTCCTGGAGGGTGTGCGCCGCGAGGGTGCCGCATGGTCTCTCGACGACCTCCACCGGATCGGCCGCCGCGCGGGCAGCGAGGAGGTGCAGCGCTGGGCGGACGAGGCCAACCGCTTCGAGCCGGTGCTGCGCACCCACGACCGCTACGGCAACCGCATCGACGAGGTCGACTTCCACCCCTCCTACCACGCGCTGATGGACGTGGCGGTCGGCGAGGGCCTGGCCGGCAGCGCGTGGGCGGACGAACGGCCCGGCGCGCATGTGGCGCGGGCCGCCGCCTTCATGGTGTGGAGCAGCACCGAGGCCGGACACGGCTGCCCCGTCTCCATGACGTACGCCGTCGTCCCCGCCCTGCGCCACGCCCCCGACCTGGCCAAGATCTACGAACCCCTGCTCACCAGCCGTGTCTACGAACCCGGTCTGCACACTCCGGGCGGCAAGCGGGGCCTGCTCGCCGGCATGGGGATGACGGAGAAACAGGGCGGCACCGACGTGCGCGCCAACACCACCTCCGCCACCGAACAGGCCGACGGCACCTGGCGTCTGCGCGGACACAAGTGGTTCACCAGCGCCCCGATGAACGACCTTTTCCTCGTGCTCGCCCAGGCACCAGGCGGCCTGTCCTGCTTCCTGGTCCCGCGCGTCCTGCCCGACGGCAGCCGCAACACCTTCCGCATCCAGCGCCTCAAGGACAAGCTCGGCAACCGCTCCAACGCGTCGAGCGAGCCCGAGTTCGACGACACCGTGGCCTGGCTCGTCGGCGCCGAGGGCAAGGGCGTGCGCACCATCATCGACATGGTGACGATGACACGGCTCGACTGCGTACTCGGCTCCGCGGCCGGCACCCGCGCCGCCCTTGCCCAGGCCGCCCACCACGCCCGCCACCGCTCGGTGTTCGGCGCCAAGCTCATCGACCAGCCGCTCATGCGCAACGTACTGGCCGACCTCGCGGTGGAGTCCGAGGCCGCCACCACGCTCGCGCTGCGCCTGGCCGGCGCCGCCGACCGCGCCCAGCGCGGCGACGAAGGTGAGCGCGCCTTCCTGCGCCTCGCCACGGCGGTCGGTAAGTACTGGGTGTGCAAGCGGCAGCCCGTAGCGGTGGCGGAGGCCCTGGAATGCCTCGGCGGCAACGGATATGACGAGGCATCAGGCATGCCGCGCCTGTACCGCGATGCCCCGCTCAACGGCATCTGGGAGGGCTCCGGCAACGTCAACGCCCTGGACATGCTGCGTGCGTTGGCCCGTGAGCCCGAGTCCCTGGAGGCCTTCCGTACGGAGATCGAGGCAGCGGCGGGCCGCGACGAGCGGCTCGACACGGCCTGGCAGGAGCTGCAGGGCGAACTCGTCCTCACCGAGGACGCGCCGCTGCGCGCCCGCCGGGTCATCGAACGCGCGGCTCTCGTGCTGCAGGGTGCGCTCCTGGTCCGGCACGCCCCGGCCGCCGTCGCGGACGCGTTCTGCGCTTCGCGGCTCGCCGGGGACCGCGGACTCGCCTTCGGAACGCTGCCGCCGGACACCGATTTCGCGGCGCTGCTGGAGCGACTGCCTGCATGA
- a CDS encoding TauD/TfdA dioxygenase family protein: MQAVASTHVANPEPVMDKPLMHYGRRVLDRLAPGAEQSAYRLIDIDPLTPHFGAVLGGVDLTRPISDELATELRQALLEWKVIFFRGQTGFTAEHQLALSGVWGPPEANPFFAQTGTPGISRLAKDAKAAGNKNIWHSDHSFMVNPSLGAVLRAVEVPAAGGDTMWADMGAAYDNLPDGLKERIESLTAVHDWEASWGALMNDEQKASFRESWPQVEHPVVVRHPRSGRRTLYVNEPFTRYIKGLSEAENRELLDILVLQARIPEFQIRFRWEPDSIAVWDNIAVQHYAVNDYFPQRRVMERIAIAGVPLS; encoded by the coding sequence ATGCAGGCCGTCGCGTCGACCCACGTGGCCAACCCCGAGCCCGTGATGGACAAGCCCCTCATGCACTACGGCCGCCGCGTCCTGGACCGACTCGCCCCCGGCGCCGAGCAGTCCGCGTACCGGCTGATCGACATCGACCCGCTCACCCCGCACTTCGGCGCCGTGCTCGGCGGCGTCGACCTGACCCGGCCGATCTCCGACGAGCTCGCCACGGAGCTGCGGCAGGCGCTGCTGGAGTGGAAGGTGATCTTCTTCCGCGGCCAGACCGGCTTCACCGCCGAGCACCAGCTCGCGCTGTCGGGCGTCTGGGGCCCGCCCGAGGCGAACCCGTTCTTCGCGCAGACCGGGACCCCGGGCATCTCCCGGCTCGCCAAGGACGCCAAGGCCGCGGGCAACAAGAACATCTGGCACAGCGACCACTCGTTCATGGTCAACCCCTCGCTCGGCGCCGTCCTGCGCGCCGTGGAGGTGCCCGCCGCGGGCGGCGACACGATGTGGGCGGACATGGGCGCCGCCTACGACAACCTGCCCGATGGCCTCAAGGAGCGCATCGAGAGCCTCACCGCCGTCCACGACTGGGAGGCCAGCTGGGGCGCGCTCATGAACGACGAGCAGAAGGCGTCCTTCCGCGAGAGCTGGCCGCAGGTCGAGCACCCCGTCGTCGTGCGCCACCCCCGCAGCGGCCGCAGGACCCTGTACGTGAACGAGCCGTTCACCCGCTACATCAAGGGCCTGTCCGAGGCGGAGAACCGTGAGCTGCTCGACATCCTGGTCCTCCAGGCGCGCATCCCCGAGTTCCAGATCCGCTTCCGCTGGGAGCCCGACTCGATCGCCGTCTGGGACAACATCGCGGTCCAGCACTACGCGGTCAACGACTACTTCCCGCAGCGCCGGGTGATGGAGCGCATCGCCATCGCCGGTGTCCCGCTGTCCTGA
- a CDS encoding sarcosine oxidase subunit gamma — protein sequence MAETTNDARTGLSAWRVSPLAHLAERMRDAAVTGARGVTLTEWPFVSMVNVRVDPASAAATRIEKTLGAPLPREHGETTTSGGHTVCWLGPDEWLVLSQAEVGSVVAELRAALAADPGSVVDVSANRTTLELSGPVARQVLEKGCPLDLHPRVFGPGRAVSTTVGPIAVLLWQVDDEPTYRLLPRSSFADYLARWLIDAMSEYRGPELP from the coding sequence ATGGCTGAGACCACGAACGACGCGCGCACCGGCCTGTCGGCATGGCGCGTGAGCCCTCTGGCGCATCTCGCGGAGCGGATGCGGGACGCGGCCGTCACCGGGGCCCGCGGCGTCACGCTGACCGAGTGGCCCTTTGTCAGCATGGTGAACGTGCGCGTCGACCCCGCCTCCGCGGCGGCGACCCGCATCGAGAAGACCCTGGGAGCACCACTCCCCCGCGAACACGGCGAGACCACCACCTCCGGCGGCCACACGGTGTGCTGGCTCGGCCCCGACGAGTGGCTCGTGCTGTCCCAGGCCGAAGTGGGCTCTGTGGTCGCCGAGTTGAGGGCCGCGCTCGCCGCGGATCCGGGTTCGGTCGTCGATGTCTCGGCGAACCGCACCACTCTCGAACTGAGCGGCCCGGTCGCCCGGCAGGTGCTGGAGAAGGGCTGCCCGCTGGACCTGCATCCTCGGGTCTTCGGTCCGGGCCGGGCCGTGTCGACCACGGTGGGACCGATCGCGGTCCTGCTCTGGCAGGTCGACGACGAGCCGACGTACCGGCTGCTGCCGCGGTCGTCGTTCGCCGATTACCTGGCGCGCTGGCTCATCGACGCGATGAGCGAATACCGCGGCCCCGAGCTGCCTTGA